In Paraflavitalea devenefica, the following are encoded in one genomic region:
- a CDS encoding App1 family protein → MGTVQVKIYHGYGHTHDLVLYGHVFKNKAVVRKQYTSRVWLNIIHLLRLFWVKPFPRARVRLYWKGGYINTLTEDDGFFKFEWQSQHEIKAGWHGVRVDYMDRKGNAVATGEGKIYVPHSTQYAFISDIDDTVMVSYSATKFRRLRELLIRNPRTRQQFAKVADWYQHLAIAQANVTTPNPFFYVSSSEWNLYNYLVEFFRYNKLPEGTFLLNQVKRWYELFRTGKTKHAGKLLRIARIMEVFPKQQFVLIGDNSQHDPDIYTSIATKYPKKIFAIYIRNVRPEKEAATRQTLATAEAAGIHTFLFTGSDEAREHGRTIGLIEA, encoded by the coding sequence ATGGGTACCGTACAGGTGAAAATATATCATGGATATGGGCACACGCACGACCTCGTGCTGTATGGCCATGTGTTTAAGAACAAAGCCGTTGTAAGAAAACAGTACACCAGCCGGGTATGGCTCAACATTATACACCTGTTGCGTCTTTTTTGGGTAAAACCCTTTCCCCGGGCCCGGGTGCGGTTGTATTGGAAGGGAGGTTATATTAACACCTTAACGGAAGATGATGGTTTCTTTAAATTTGAATGGCAGTCCCAACATGAAATAAAAGCAGGCTGGCATGGGGTAAGGGTTGATTATATGGATAGGAAAGGTAACGCAGTTGCCACGGGTGAGGGAAAGATATATGTACCACATTCCACCCAGTATGCGTTCATCTCCGATATTGATGATACCGTAATGGTTTCCTATTCAGCTACCAAATTCAGGCGGCTGCGGGAACTGCTGATCAGGAATCCACGTACCCGGCAGCAGTTTGCCAAAGTGGCCGACTGGTACCAGCACCTGGCCATTGCCCAGGCAAATGTTACAACACCCAATCCCTTCTTTTATGTATCCAGCAGTGAGTGGAACTTATATAATTACCTGGTGGAGTTCTTTCGTTACAATAAACTGCCGGAAGGGACCTTCTTATTGAACCAGGTAAAAAGATGGTACGAGTTATTCAGGACCGGTAAAACAAAACATGCCGGTAAATTATTGCGGATAGCCCGCATAATGGAGGTATTTCCCAAACAACAGTTTGTATTGATAGGCGATAATTCACAACATGACCCTGATATCTATACCTCCATTGCCACCAAATACCCGAAAAAGATATTTGCTATTTATATCCGTAATGTGAGGCCTGAAAAGGAGGCGGCCACCCGGCAAACCTTAGCAACAGCAGAAGCAGCCGGCATTCATACCTTTTTATTTACTGGTAGCGATGAGGCCCGTGAACATGGACGGACCATTGGATTGATAGAGGCTTAG
- a CDS encoding TetR/AcrR family transcriptional regulator, with amino-acid sequence MKFTPRSEETRRFIIETTAGIFNTKGYAGTSMSDLTAATQLTKGSIYGNFENKEEVALAVFDYTLERRDKIIAEQLSKAKTNKEKLLVFANLFCSTQKQPFIEGGCPLLNAGTEADDTFEPLRKKVARAITDMKKDLETIINDGIAAKEFRKDTNAEKTALTIMALVEGGLLLGKTTHKPAYLDMVLETVKDVVNNISAP; translated from the coding sequence ATGAAGTTCACACCAAGATCAGAAGAGACCCGCCGGTTCATTATTGAGACCACTGCCGGCATATTCAATACCAAGGGGTATGCGGGCACTTCCATGTCTGACCTTACAGCCGCTACCCAACTTACCAAAGGCAGCATTTATGGCAATTTTGAGAATAAAGAAGAGGTAGCGCTGGCCGTATTTGATTACACCCTGGAACGCCGGGATAAGATAATAGCCGAACAACTGAGCAAAGCAAAGACGAATAAGGAGAAGCTGCTGGTCTTCGCCAATCTTTTCTGCAGCACCCAAAAGCAGCCTTTTATTGAAGGAGGCTGCCCCCTGCTGAATGCCGGGACAGAAGCCGATGATACTTTTGAGCCACTGCGGAAAAAGGTAGCCCGGGCAATTACGGATATGAAGAAAGACCTGGAAACCATTATTAATGACGGTATCGCTGCCAAAGAGTTCAGGAAAGATACCAATGCAGAAAAAACAGCCCTCACCATCATGGCCCTGGTAGAAGGTGGCCTGTTGCTGGGTAAAACAACGCATAAACCGGCTTACCTGGACATGGTACTGGAAACCGTAAAAGACGTGGTGAACAATATATCCGCTCCCTGA
- a CDS encoding DmpA family aminopeptidase: MLKFLLPVTVLICCIFTSHAQKRARDYGIHIGVMKPGQWNAITDVPGIKVGHTTLIKGDSIRTGVTAILPYDGNIFQQKVPAAIYTGNGFGKLAGTTQVQELGNLETPVILTNTLSVATAMNAVIEYTLQQKGNENVQSVNAVVGETNDGWLNDIRGQHVSKNDVRAAIHQASTGAVKEGCIGAGTGTVCFGFKGGIGTASRALPASLGGYTVGVLVQTNFGGVLQIDGAPIGEELGKFSFSNQLLNNVDGSCMMVVATNAPLDARNLQRLAKRAFMGLAKTGGIASNGSGDYVIAFSTADSIRVPHNYKQPLQRVSLLHNDELSPLFMAAIEATEEAIINSLLTATFTTGYKGHAVEALPMDKVLPILRKYNRLQQ, translated from the coding sequence ATGCTAAAGTTCCTGCTACCAGTTACCGTTCTTATATGCTGCATATTCACCAGCCATGCACAAAAACGGGCCCGTGATTATGGCATCCACATTGGCGTTATGAAGCCCGGCCAATGGAATGCCATTACAGATGTGCCTGGCATAAAGGTAGGACATACCACTCTTATCAAAGGTGATTCCATCCGAACGGGCGTAACCGCCATCCTTCCTTATGACGGCAATATTTTTCAGCAGAAGGTACCGGCAGCCATATACACCGGTAATGGGTTTGGCAAACTGGCAGGCACCACACAGGTGCAGGAATTGGGCAATCTCGAAACACCTGTTATCCTGACGAATACATTGAGCGTAGCCACTGCCATGAATGCAGTGATTGAGTATACCCTGCAGCAAAAAGGCAATGAAAATGTTCAGTCGGTGAATGCCGTGGTAGGTGAAACCAATGATGGCTGGCTGAACGATATACGCGGTCAGCATGTTTCTAAGAACGATGTACGCGCTGCGATACATCAGGCCAGTACAGGTGCGGTTAAAGAAGGCTGTATAGGGGCCGGTACAGGTACTGTATGCTTTGGATTCAAGGGCGGTATTGGAACCGCTTCCCGCGCTTTACCCGCCAGCCTGGGCGGTTATACTGTGGGGGTGCTGGTACAAACCAATTTTGGGGGTGTGCTTCAAATTGATGGCGCTCCCATAGGGGAAGAACTGGGTAAATTTTCTTTCAGCAACCAGTTGCTGAATAATGTGGACGGTTCCTGCATGATGGTAGTGGCCACCAATGCTCCCCTAGATGCACGCAACCTGCAGCGACTGGCCAAGCGGGCTTTTATGGGCCTGGCCAAAACCGGCGGCATCGCTTCCAATGGCAGTGGCGATTATGTGATCGCTTTTTCCACTGCCGACTCCATCCGTGTGCCGCACAATTATAAACAACCCTTACAACGGGTGAGCCTGCTGCACAATGACGAACTATCGCCGCTCTTTATGGCAGCTATTGAAGCTACAGAGGAAGCCATTATTAATTCCCTGCTCACCGCTACTTTTACCACCGGCTACAAAGGCCATGCTGTAGAAGCATTACCGATGGATAAGGTACTGCCCATATTAAGAAAATATAACCGCCTTCAGCAATAA
- a CDS encoding DUF1415 domain-containing protein, which produces MEYTTAQIIEQTRKWITDVVIACNFCPFAAREVKRNSIHYQVETGAGIENGLTVLLQECKRLDEQPDIETILLIFPKAFTDFNEYLDLVGLAEKLLKKKGYEGVYQVASFHPNYRFAGAPADDPANFTNRSVYPMLHLLREESIEQALKRYPDPDSIPQNNIHFARNKGITYMKMLRDSCLNIS; this is translated from the coding sequence ATGGAATACACAACGGCACAGATTATTGAGCAAACCCGGAAATGGATCACCGATGTAGTGATAGCCTGCAACTTCTGTCCCTTTGCAGCCAGGGAAGTAAAACGCAACAGCATCCATTACCAGGTGGAAACAGGCGCCGGCATAGAAAATGGTTTAACAGTGCTCCTGCAGGAATGCAAACGACTGGATGAACAGCCGGACATTGAAACCATCCTGCTCATTTTCCCGAAGGCTTTTACTGATTTTAATGAATACCTCGATCTGGTTGGACTTGCTGAAAAACTCCTGAAGAAAAAGGGCTATGAAGGCGTTTACCAGGTGGCCAGCTTCCATCCCAATTATCGCTTTGCCGGTGCGCCGGCTGATGATCCGGCCAACTTTACCAACCGGTCTGTGTATCCCATGCTACATTTACTGCGGGAGGAAAGCATTGAGCAGGCGCTTAAACGTTATCCCGACCCGGACAGCATACCGCAGAACAACATTCATTTCGCCCGTAACAAAGGCATTACCTACATGAAAATGTTGCGCGATAGTTGCCTCAACATATCCTGA
- a CDS encoding retron system putative HNH endonuclease: MIHVDRHTIPVPQELTNPMGKAMLEKEQAKLHFTSASKNEKFDFCAYNSDEVKIALKKLFNGKCAYCESPILTVTVGDIEHFRPKAAIVTDKKKMLKPGYYWLAADWDNLLLSCNNCNRKITQEEFEGGAFTMGKANQFPIDDERARCKSHTGDLAKEEKVRLLINPCTEDPEEYLEYLDNGAIKAKNQPDRFKIKKAEQSISVYALLRDPLVKERAKLVKDIQYHISVLLSTREEIVKAKKAGIKPWEDSCYERLMQTLDKLSQYIAPDQPYSAIAKQFIQPILQENGLY, translated from the coding sequence GTGATCCATGTAGACCGCCATACAATACCTGTACCGCAGGAACTTACAAATCCTATGGGGAAGGCCATGCTTGAAAAGGAGCAGGCAAAATTGCATTTCACTTCCGCCAGTAAAAATGAGAAGTTTGATTTCTGTGCTTACAATAGTGATGAAGTAAAAATTGCATTGAAAAAGTTGTTCAATGGGAAGTGTGCTTATTGTGAAAGCCCTATTTTAACGGTAACGGTTGGCGATATTGAACATTTCCGTCCGAAGGCTGCTATTGTAACCGACAAAAAGAAGATGCTCAAACCGGGCTACTACTGGCTGGCTGCAGACTGGGACAATCTTTTACTGTCCTGCAATAACTGTAACCGTAAAATCACACAGGAGGAGTTTGAAGGGGGGGCTTTTACCATGGGTAAGGCCAACCAATTCCCTATCGATGATGAACGTGCACGTTGCAAATCGCACACTGGAGATCTTGCTAAAGAAGAAAAAGTGCGTCTGCTGATCAACCCCTGTACAGAAGACCCGGAAGAGTATCTCGAATACCTTGATAATGGCGCCATTAAGGCAAAAAACCAACCTGACCGGTTTAAAATAAAAAAAGCAGAACAGTCTATCAGCGTGTATGCCTTGTTACGTGATCCACTTGTAAAGGAAAGGGCTAAGCTCGTAAAAGATATTCAATATCATATCTCAGTTCTGCTCTCTACCCGTGAAGAAATCGTGAAGGCCAAAAAGGCAGGTATCAAGCCGTGGGAAGACAGTTGTTATGAAAGGTTAATGCAGACATTGGATAAGCTGTCGCAATATATTGCACCCGACCAGCCTTATTCAGCAATCGCCAAACAGTTCATTCAACCTATCCTGCAAGAAAATGGATTGTATTGA
- a CDS encoding SDR family oxidoreductase gives MKLSNNTVLITGGSAGIGFAIAKQLTEHGNHVIITGRNKERLEKAVAQLTNVTGIVSDVADEKDVHELVARLQKDFPQLNVVINNAGRAFVYSLSEKGVDSYSKASEEFHTNYLSVARLNEQLLPLLQQQPTAAIVNVTSIVAFAPNHILSSYSASKAALHSYSQSLRIELAKKSNVKVFELMPPLVNTDFSQDIGGSKGIPPSAVADAFIDAFQKDEYEIHVGGTADLYKLYLSSPAQALAALNG, from the coding sequence ATGAAACTTAGTAACAACACCGTATTGATCACCGGCGGCAGTGCCGGTATCGGCTTCGCTATAGCGAAACAACTGACAGAACATGGCAACCATGTTATTATTACCGGCCGGAATAAAGAGCGCCTGGAAAAGGCAGTAGCACAATTAACTAATGTAACAGGCATTGTATCGGATGTAGCCGATGAAAAGGATGTGCATGAACTGGTAGCAAGATTACAGAAAGACTTTCCCCAACTGAATGTAGTGATCAATAATGCGGGCCGGGCTTTTGTATATTCCCTGTCGGAAAAAGGGGTAGATTCTTATAGCAAAGCTTCTGAAGAATTCCATACCAATTATTTGTCTGTTGCCCGATTGAATGAACAACTGCTTCCCCTGTTGCAACAACAACCGACGGCAGCTATTGTGAATGTCACTTCCATCGTGGCGTTTGCACCCAATCATATCCTGTCGTCTTACAGCGCCAGCAAGGCAGCCCTGCACTCTTATTCCCAGTCATTGCGCATTGAGCTGGCTAAAAAGAGTAATGTAAAGGTGTTTGAGCTGATGCCTCCGCTGGTAAATACTGATTTCTCCCAGGATATTGGCGGCAGTAAAGGTATTCCTCCTTCCGCAGTAGCAGACGCCTTTATTGATGCCTTCCAAAAGGATGAATATGAAATCCATGTAGGCGGCACCGCCGATCTTTATAAATTGTATCTCTCTTCACCTGCCCAGGCTTTGGCAGCTTTGAACGGGTAA
- a CDS encoding MBL fold metallo-hydrolase, translated as MKFAIDNKQDTNICATCGTRYATAKQAGDGCTICNDDRQYVLESGQHWTSYEAIAGSHTILIIERDKDLHDLRLVPAFAITQRTFLVQSPGGNILWDCLPFVDEPTAIFIQSRGGLKAIAISHPHYYSLMVAWAKIFDCPIYLHEADQQWIMDKHDHIALWSGNQKQLWDGMSLVHTPGHFPGSIVLHMPHHGAQGTLLTGDSIFVSRDRKQVGFMYSFPNYVPMPSADVRIIHERLAPLAFDSMFSAFDGLNVYTGAKEIFTKSVKRYLEIIGSNAS; from the coding sequence ATGAAATTCGCTATTGATAATAAACAGGACACTAACATCTGCGCCACCTGCGGCACCCGGTATGCTACGGCCAAACAGGCCGGTGATGGTTGTACTATCTGTAATGATGACCGGCAATATGTGCTGGAAAGCGGCCAGCACTGGACCAGCTATGAAGCAATTGCCGGTAGCCATACTATCCTGATTATCGAAAGGGATAAAGACCTCCATGACCTGCGGCTGGTGCCTGCTTTTGCTATAACACAGCGGACGTTCCTAGTACAATCGCCTGGAGGCAATATCCTGTGGGATTGCCTTCCCTTCGTAGATGAGCCAACAGCCATTTTCATTCAATCCAGGGGAGGATTAAAAGCCATTGCCATCTCCCATCCCCATTACTATAGTTTGATGGTCGCCTGGGCAAAGATCTTTGATTGTCCCATCTACCTGCATGAAGCCGACCAGCAATGGATCATGGATAAGCATGATCATATAGCATTGTGGAGTGGTAATCAAAAGCAACTATGGGATGGGATGAGCCTGGTGCATACGCCTGGCCATTTCCCGGGAAGTATCGTATTACATATGCCGCATCATGGCGCGCAGGGTACCTTGCTTACCGGCGATAGCATCTTTGTAAGCCGGGATAGAAAACAGGTAGGTTTCATGTACAGCTTTCCCAATTACGTTCCCATGCCGTCCGCCGATGTGCGTATCATTCATGAGCGGTTAGCTCCACTGGCATTTGACAGCATGTTCAGTGCATTCGACGGCCTTAATGTCTATACAGGAGCAAAAGAAATATTTACGAAGTCGGTAAAACGCTACCTGGAGATAATAGGAAGTAATGCCTCGTGA
- a CDS encoding aminotransferase class IV: protein MMYTIVNNELLPAEQATLRVNDLSIQRGYGIFDFFKTLHGRPVFLEDHLDRFYQSAAILQLPVHYTRDALKGLFRQLMERNHLPDSGIRITLTGGYSTDGYTLATPNLVITQQPLPANQGLHATGIHLATYAHQRQLPAAKSIDYLMAVWLQSFVQQQQAHDVLYHQHNVISECPRSNVFIVTADDKVITPGHHILKGVIRKQVLALAASRFTTEEKSITLQDLYQAKEVFITSTTKNILPVVKVDGQPIGTGVPGTITSLLAEDLRKVIATTS from the coding sequence ATGATGTACACTATTGTCAATAATGAGTTACTGCCCGCTGAGCAAGCTACCCTGCGGGTGAATGATCTTTCCATACAAAGAGGATATGGCATTTTCGATTTCTTTAAAACCCTGCATGGTAGGCCTGTTTTCCTGGAAGATCACCTCGACCGGTTTTACCAGTCGGCAGCGATCCTGCAACTGCCCGTGCATTATACACGGGATGCGCTTAAAGGCCTGTTCCGGCAATTAATGGAAAGGAACCACCTGCCGGATTCAGGTATCCGTATTACCCTCACCGGCGGCTATTCAACAGATGGTTATACATTGGCTACTCCCAACCTGGTGATCACCCAGCAACCCCTTCCTGCGAACCAGGGACTGCATGCCACCGGCATTCATCTTGCCACTTATGCGCATCAGCGGCAACTGCCTGCGGCCAAGAGCATTGATTACCTGATGGCCGTGTGGTTACAATCATTTGTACAACAGCAGCAGGCGCACGACGTGCTGTATCATCAACATAATGTTATTTCAGAATGCCCGCGTTCCAATGTTTTTATTGTTACTGCTGATGATAAGGTAATAACCCCGGGACATCATATTCTTAAAGGCGTTATCCGCAAGCAGGTACTGGCATTGGCAGCCAGCCGCTTTACTACGGAAGAAAAAAGCATTACGCTGCAGGACCTTTACCAGGCCAAAGAAGTATTTATTACCAGCACTACTAAAAATATCCTGCCGGTGGTGAAAGTAGACGGGCAGCCAATCGGTACAGGCGTCCCTGGTACGATAACCAGCTTACTGGCCGAAGACTTACGCAAAGTGATAGCCACCACATCTTAA
- a CDS encoding diacylglycerol/lipid kinase family protein — MMTPGPIKLLFIVNHRSGTNNTDWHSIIRQYFSNSPHTADIFELPENCNTEQVKQKIHASQAQRVIAVGGDGTVKMVAEVVAGTDLPLGIIPGGSANGMAKELGIPLDINAALGVATEGLVTKIDTIRVNGELCIHLSDIGFNAFVVKTFESMKRRSMWSYIKAAWRVLWRNRKMQVKIETDNAYVNRQAQMIVLANASRYGTGAVINPEGKLNDGLFEIVVIKKISPGEIFKMFLSHKPYDPVKTELFKTRSVSVRSRHKTHFQVDGEYLGKINDLEATIEPHALSIIVPVENN; from the coding sequence ATGATGACGCCGGGTCCTATAAAACTACTCTTTATCGTAAACCACCGGTCGGGAACGAATAATACCGACTGGCACTCCATCATCCGGCAATATTTTAGCAATTCGCCACATACGGCTGATATTTTTGAGTTACCGGAAAATTGCAACACAGAACAGGTAAAACAAAAAATCCATGCCAGCCAGGCCCAACGGGTGATAGCGGTGGGCGGCGATGGTACAGTAAAAATGGTGGCGGAAGTAGTGGCAGGTACCGACCTGCCGCTGGGAATCATACCCGGCGGCTCTGCGAATGGGATGGCCAAGGAACTGGGCATACCTTTAGATATAAACGCTGCATTGGGGGTAGCTACAGAAGGGCTTGTTACCAAAATAGATACGATCCGTGTAAATGGTGAGTTGTGTATACACCTGTCCGACATTGGCTTCAATGCTTTTGTGGTCAAAACGTTTGAGTCCATGAAACGCCGCAGCATGTGGAGTTATATAAAAGCTGCCTGGCGGGTGCTATGGCGCAACCGGAAGATGCAGGTAAAGATTGAGACCGACAATGCCTATGTAAACCGGCAAGCGCAGATGATCGTACTGGCCAATGCCAGCCGGTATGGAACAGGCGCTGTGATCAACCCGGAGGGAAAGCTGAACGACGGCTTGTTTGAGATTGTGGTGATCAAAAAGATATCACCGGGCGAGATCTTTAAGATGTTTTTATCACACAAGCCCTACGACCCTGTGAAAACCGAATTGTTTAAGACCCGCTCTGTGAGTGTGCGGTCGCGCCACAAAACCCATTTCCAGGTAGATGGAGAATACCTGGGAAAGATCAATGACCTGGAAGCCACTATTGAGCCCCATGCACTCTCCATTATTGTTCCGGTAGAAAATAATTAG
- a CDS encoding c-type cytochrome — MRRILKWTGIILLIIIAGLYITVEARQDLKFEAPYPAVKTSMDSAVIARGKKLVFGPAHCANCHVPAAMAAAVLRGEEVALTGGNEFALPIGKLYSKNLTPHETGIGGMTDGEIARALRYGVNAKGNALLDFMPFHNTSDDDLVAIISYLRSQPPVKSEVPRHEFNLLGKAVKAFLIKPVGPSGPVLQSIQPDTTAEYGQYLANSVANCRGCHTNRDLMTGAFTGEDYAGGLKFEMPTDSGMYSLTTPNLTPHETGRIKGWTQEQFIERFRIGAVIKESHMPWGPFSRMSDDELKAIYKFLQTVKPVKNIVQPGLVKEKE, encoded by the coding sequence ATGCGAAGAATATTAAAATGGACAGGCATTATTTTACTGATCATTATTGCCGGGCTTTACATAACTGTGGAAGCAAGGCAGGACCTGAAATTTGAAGCCCCTTATCCCGCTGTAAAGACCAGTATGGACAGTGCCGTTATCGCCCGCGGTAAAAAATTAGTATTTGGACCGGCGCATTGTGCTAACTGTCATGTGCCGGCAGCGATGGCAGCAGCAGTGCTCCGGGGAGAGGAAGTAGCATTGACAGGGGGCAATGAATTTGCATTGCCGATCGGTAAACTGTATTCCAAAAACCTTACCCCGCATGAAACAGGTATTGGGGGTATGACAGATGGAGAAATTGCACGTGCCCTGCGCTATGGTGTCAATGCCAAAGGCAACGCCTTATTGGATTTCATGCCTTTCCACAATACCAGCGATGATGACCTGGTAGCTATTATTTCCTACCTGCGCAGCCAGCCACCAGTAAAGAGCGAAGTGCCCAGACATGAATTCAATTTACTGGGAAAAGCAGTGAAAGCTTTCCTGATAAAGCCTGTCGGCCCGTCAGGCCCCGTATTGCAATCCATTCAACCAGATACTACGGCGGAATATGGTCAATATCTTGCCAATAGCGTAGCCAACTGCCGGGGCTGCCATACCAACCGCGACCTGATGACTGGTGCATTCACCGGTGAAGATTATGCCGGGGGATTAAAGTTTGAAATGCCCACCGATTCCGGTATGTATTCTTTAACAACGCCCAACCTTACACCCCATGAAACCGGTCGCATAAAAGGCTGGACACAGGAACAGTTCATTGAGCGGTTTCGTATTGGAGCTGTTATTAAGGAATCGCACATGCCCTGGGGTCCATTCAGCCGCATGAGTGATGATGAATTAAAGGCGATCTATAAATTTCTGCAAACAGTAAAGCCGGTAAAGAACATTGTACAGCCCGGGCTGGTGAAGGAAAAAGAATAG
- a CDS encoding AAA family ATPase, which produces MVINNFRVIEDMEIIFPHTQADTNFSKNVSNINSSGNNNWLMLLGENGVGKSSFLQAIVLSLMGSKYLDKLDIRAKDILRRGAEKGFVKIYTTGSDVPIGIEFSKRSAKIMSTHTTPQGYLLAYGSTRLLVGKKLKPEPNAVTRNIRAMNLFDPSYALYGNQWLVSLYKTNREQFDYAARAIMDILSEELDDPEAMLKVEKGEVIVTHTHRPPDKMKELSDGYKSIIATACDMMSLLLRAGTMESAEGLVVIDEIGTHLHPRWCMRVVESFRKTFPHMQFIATTHDPLCLRGLQKNEVVIFRKDKEAHKISAITDLPDPSRMRVDQLLTSEFFGLNSVIDPAEEKMLNEYHYLLSRARPTSKQKKRIGELETALKPYQELGNTWREELLYKAVDEVVAMNKLKMPGQYKGVQKYETNETSEELIVNDSGAEYRIKSDDFRKQAEAEVRARIREVWDKNTKQ; this is translated from the coding sequence ATGGTAATCAACAATTTCAGGGTTATCGAAGACATGGAAATTATCTTCCCCCATACCCAGGCTGATACCAATTTTAGTAAAAATGTGAGCAATATTAATAGCAGCGGCAACAATAATTGGCTGATGCTGTTGGGAGAAAATGGGGTAGGGAAGAGTTCATTCCTGCAGGCCATTGTACTTTCCCTGATGGGTAGCAAATACCTCGATAAGCTGGATATTAGGGCAAAGGATATTCTCAGACGCGGCGCTGAAAAAGGCTTCGTAAAAATATACACTACTGGCAGTGATGTTCCGATAGGCATTGAGTTCTCCAAACGAAGCGCTAAGATCATGTCCACGCATACCACTCCACAAGGCTACCTGCTGGCCTACGGTTCTACCCGGTTGTTGGTCGGTAAGAAGCTAAAACCCGAACCCAATGCTGTCACCCGAAATATCAGGGCCATGAACCTGTTCGATCCCTCCTATGCCCTCTATGGCAATCAATGGCTGGTATCCTTATACAAAACAAACCGTGAACAATTTGACTATGCCGCCCGCGCCATTATGGATATATTATCGGAGGAACTCGATGACCCGGAAGCCATGTTGAAGGTGGAAAAAGGCGAGGTGATTGTAACGCATACTCACCGGCCTCCCGATAAAATGAAGGAATTGAGCGATGGCTATAAATCCATTATTGCTACCGCCTGCGATATGATGAGCCTCCTGCTGCGTGCCGGCACCATGGAGAGTGCGGAAGGATTGGTAGTAATTGATGAAATAGGCACCCACCTGCATCCCCGCTGGTGCATGCGGGTGGTAGAAAGCTTCCGTAAAACATTTCCACACATGCAGTTCATTGCTACTACCCATGACCCTCTCTGTCTGCGTGGACTACAAAAAAATGAAGTGGTCATTTTCCGGAAAGACAAGGAAGCCCATAAGATATCTGCCATTACTGATCTTCCTGATCCTTCCAGGATGCGGGTTGACCAGTTGCTGACCTCCGAGTTCTTTGGCCTGAATAGTGTGATCGATCCTGCGGAGGAAAAAATGCTGAATGAATATCATTACCTGTTGAGTAGGGCGCGTCCTACCAGCAAACAGAAGAAGCGTATAGGGGAGCTGGAAACCGCTCTTAAACCTTACCAGGAGTTGGGAAATACTTGGAGGGAAGAGCTGTTGTACAAAGCCGTTGATGAAGTTGTGGCCATGAACAAGCTTAAAATGCCTGGGCAATATAAAGGGGTGCAAAAATACGAGACCAATGAAACCTCCGAAGAGTTAATAGTTAATGATTCTGGTGCTGAGTACCGTATCAAAAGTGATGACTTTCGCAAGCAGGCCGAAGCGGAAGTCAGGGCGCGTATTCGCGAAGTGTGGGATAAAAACACTAAACAGTGA
- a CDS encoding DUF4884 domain-containing protein: MQKFLPFIAILAFASCTIARPLSKEPSQNNVTYTVEYLFEHDGCKVYRFYDRGNYVYFTNCKGEAIAMTDSTAIRNTTRLVSKYFQPDPHREDIKKQQ; encoded by the coding sequence ATGCAAAAGTTTTTACCATTTATTGCCATCCTGGCCTTTGCATCGTGTACAATAGCACGGCCACTTTCCAAAGAACCTTCACAAAACAACGTTACGTATACGGTGGAATATCTTTTTGAGCACGATGGCTGTAAGGTATACCGGTTTTACGACCGGGGTAATTATGTATACTTTACCAATTGCAAAGGTGAAGCGATTGCCATGACAGACAGTACGGCTATTAGAAATACCACGAGGTTAGTCTCAAAATATTTTCAGCCTGACCCTCACCGAGAGGATATAAAAAAACAGCAATAG